A genomic segment from Aspergillus chevalieri M1 DNA, chromosome 7, nearly complete sequence encodes:
- a CDS encoding exoribonuclease II (BUSCO:EOG09260JNY;~COG:J;~EggNog:ENOG410PKE6;~InterPro:IPR012340,IPR001900;~PFAM:PF00773;~go_function: GO:0003723 - RNA binding [Evidence IEA];~go_function: GO:0004540 - ribonuclease activity [Evidence IEA]), whose translation MSLALSRTRIFQRIPDGGYVCARAASRATIPSVRVVSGRPVICRRSDFQMQSFSNTYQSYATLQDIGKQTASIEEIQLKNEFEANRDIRDYLVKWQKRNPNVLDPVREPEDMSSQWRGNMLNDNREADGASIDELHSEAEAVDFPNIGDEGEGIDEFLEPGDLVALYSTDGSLTFGIYVRSVQKQQQFYTERGKWRIGFHRDLDYVLKGFAEPEDMEPLLAYFPNAVAELSQELQSAIEGGVPRSLGAHLLESMSSFSNQILDFYRENSTRLDSIHELVADEVDSVGYTIEELAMKALDMEQEELNDVILFAVHRAAIQNSFLIQNDRSFVFSDYYLVQPKRIARTLQTVTTWVHEHQEMLVRSTMGEDTPKLKDHPIQDFTQKARRLVQLSRKVRSPTKMANVGPTSQRFEPEQNENPLVYREVVTEKFNQFDRKIIEFLQLWCIPPRRMTAGSLRSSGSHIIRTTGMYGGLEVDAVTAPLFLQELGVVSPWENMRLLDLALGLPGHGISSRNDKMLKEVRMESRRLQTEGMTDTMQDLRTDWGELPIYCVDDVDAQEIDDGVSLEPVPGSNDEFWLRVHVANPSAFISHDNVIMKYAAMRNQTLYTPERTYPMLPPTLTHKNFSLAPGRPTLTFSARMNRQGEVLETDVRNGTAGNVIYITHDKLRTLFEPESPPQPPLTVGGTLTTQSTRENIQNTLTPSDEQTFHTMRDLMLAFRSAYRLKNGAMDFPFTPDTPVSISAGSAPFKPYNMRSTTVGKYILGDPIIQLRPQDDNPHEVPDLTKRNLISLLMNLACWVSGRWCAERNIPAVFDGTWYHPEYAPLTNTNMHEYGGESWLNIAAPRGISSSTPLHHTTLGLDAYVKSTSPLRRYSDLLAHYQIEAALRAAATNPSAGLSETLPYTHDSVETYLHRTRWLRTRIRDVSKASAQHWATHLLFRAFYFAECTLPETFTCILHKPLSQTALVGTEYAQGYAGTITSLGVKCSVVFAEGSGVAEEIGEMGILSTVEARIREVDLGRGIVVMEGVKAGVGFTRVGEWA comes from the exons ATGTCGTTGGCGTTGTcaagaacaaggatattTCAGAGAATTCCGGACGGAGGTTATGTTTGTGCTCGCGCAGCTAGCCGGGCAACCATTCCCTCTGTCAGAGTTGTCTCTGGCCGTCCGGTGATTTGCCGCCGCTCAGATTTTCAGATGCAATCGTTCAGCAACACATATCAG AGTTATGCCACATTACAAGATATAGGAAAGCAAACGGCATCGATCGAAGAAATCCAATTGAAAAACGAGTTCGAGGCGAACAGAGATATCCGGGACTATCTGGTAAAATGGCAGAAACGGAATCCGAATGTCCTTGACCCGGTTCGAGAACCGGAGGATATGTCGTCCCAGTGGAGGGGCAACATGTTGAACGATAACCGGGAGGCCGATGGTGCGAGTATCGATGAGTTGCACTCAGAGGCGGAGGCTGTAGACTTTCCCAACATTGGCGATGAAGGCGAGGGAATTGACGAATTTCTAGAGCCGGGAGATCTGGTGGCATTGTACTC CACCGACGGAAGCTTGACCTTTGGCATCTACGTGCGATCAGTTCAGAAACAACAACAATTCTACACAGAGCGAGGAAAATGGCGCATCGGCTTTCACAGAGATCTTGACTACGTGCTCAAGGGTTTTGCTGAGCCGGAAGACATGGAACCACTGCTTGCATACTTCCCCAACGCTGTCGCCGAATTGAGCCAGGAGTTGCAGTCAGCAATCGAAGGAGGTGTGCCACGGTCACTGGGCGCTCATCTCTTGGAAAGTATGAGCTCGTTTAGCAATCAGATTCTGGATTTTTATCGCGAAAATTCGACTCGGTTGGATAGCATCCACGAGCTCGTGGCTGATGAGGTAGATAGCGTCGGATACACGATTGAAGAACTAGCTATGAAGGCGTTGGACATGGAGCAAGAGGAGCTAAATGACGTGATTCTGTTTGCTGTTCATCGTGCTGCTATCCAGAATTCATTCCTCATCCAGAATGATCGCAGCTTCGTGTTCTCGGATTACTACCTCGTGCAGCCAAAAAGGATCGCCAGGACGTTACAAACAGTCACGACATGGGTCCATGAACACCAAGAAATGCTCGTCCGATCTACCATGGGTGAAGACACGCCAAAGCTGAAGGACCACCCGATTCAAGACTTTACTCAGAAGGCACGTCGCCTCGTCCAACTCAGTCGAAAAGTCCGTTCACCAACGAAGATGGCAAACGTGGGACCTACGTCTCAACGTTTCGAACCAGAGCAGAACGAGAATCCGTTGGTATATCGGGAGGTTGTCACCGAGAAGTTTAATCAATTTGACCGCAAAATCATCGAGTTTCTGCAATTATGGTGCATCCCGCCAAGGCGCATGACAGCTGGTTCGCTGAGGTCGTCAGGCTCACACATCATTCGGACTACGGGAATGTACGGTGGCTTGGAAGTGGACGCTGTGACAGCACCGCTGTTCCTACAGGAACTAGGTGTGGTGTCTCCTTGGGAGAATATGCGCCTGCTCGACCTTGCCTTGGGTCTTCCAGGGCACGGTATCTCCAGCCGGAACGACAAAATGCTGAAGGAAGTGCGGATGGAATCCCGCAGACTCCAGACAGAGGGAATGACAGACACCATGCAGGACTTGCGAACGGACTGGGGTGAGCTGCCTATCTACTGCGTTGACGACGTGGACGCACAGGAAATCGACGACGGTGTTTCTCTTGAGCCGGTCCCCGGCTCAAACGACGAATTCTGGCTTCGCGTGCACGTAGCCAATCCGTCGGCCTTCATCTCGCACGACAATGTGATCATGAAGTACGCGGCTATGCGCAATCAGACTCTCTACACCCCGGAACGCACCTACCCAATGCTCCCGCCAACCCTGACACACAAGAACTTCTCTCTCGCCCCAGGCCGTCCAACACTCACCTTCAGCGCAAGAATGAACCGCCAGGGCGAAGTCCTAGAGACCGACGTCCGCAATGGCACAGCCGGAAACGTAATCTACATAACCCACGACAAGCTCCGCACCCTCTTCGAACCCGAATCACCACCCCAACCGCCCCTAACAGTAGGCGGGACCCTCACCACGCAATCCACCCGCGAAAACATCCAGAACACACTCACCCCCTCCGACGAACAAACCTTCCACACAATGCGCGACCTCATGCTCGCCTTCCGCTCAGCCTACCGCCTCAAAAACGGCGCCATGGACTTTCCCTTCACCCCAGACACCCCCGTCTCCATCAGCGCCGGCTCCGCCCCCTTCAAACCATACAACATGCGCAGCACCACAGTGGGGAAATACATCCTCGGCGATCCCATCATCCAACTCCGTCCGCAGGACGACAATCCCCATGAAGTCCCCGACCTCACAAAACGAAACCTCATCTCCCTACTTATGAACCTCGCCTGCTGGGTCTCCGGCCGTTGGTGCGCAGAGCGCAACATACCCGCTGTCTTTGACGGAACTTGGTATCATCCGGAGTACGCGCCGCTCACGAACACCAACATGCACGAGTACGGCGGTGAGTCGTGGCTGAATATCGCCGCGCCACGGGGTATCTCGTCGTCAACGCCTCTGCACCACACGACACTAGGCCTAGATGCATACGTCAAGTCAACAAGTCCTCTCCGCAGATACTCCGACCTACTCGCGCACTACCAAATCGAAGCCGCCCTGCGCGCCGCCGCAACGAACCCTTCCGCAGGCCTCTCAGAAACCTTACCCTACACCCACGACTCCGTCGAAACCTACCTCCACCGCACGCGCTGGCTGCGCACCCGCATCCGCGACGTCTCCAAAGCCTCCGCCCAACACTGGGCCACACACCTGCTCTTCCGCGCCTTCTACTTCGCCGAATGCACCCTGCCCGAGACATTCACCTGCATCCTGCACAAACCTCTCTCGCAAACCGCGTTAGTGGGGACAgagtatgcgcagggctacGCTGGTACGATCACGAGTCTCGGTGTGAAGTGCTCCGTTGTGTTTGCGGAGGGGTCAGGCGTTGCGGAGGAGATTGGGGAGATGGGGATTTTGAGCACGGTGGAGGCGAGGATAAGAGAGGTGGATTTGGGGAGAGGCATTGTTGTTATGGAGGGGGTAAAGGCGGGTGTGGGTTTCACGAGAGTGGGTGAGTGGGCGTGA
- a CDS encoding acyl-CoA synthetase (COG:I;~EggNog:ENOG410PKQX;~InterPro:IPR042099,IPR000873,IPR025110;~PFAM:PF00501,PF13193) — MPSTTLLSLSRGIRRLNANYIASYPYPCLTATSRATARTLSTLPNIPLFRALKNHDPTSQAVIHSASSRSFTYGNLLADVLAAKEKLRIKSGSGSLAGERVAFLAENSYDYVVTLLSILAHDAIALPLSPGFPVGELKYIMDNSGASVLLATERYGDKAREVLGAGLDNQIVLDVREKILHGGSVSEKVSLEEFGQGLKGGMMLYTSGTTNRPKGVLIPQSALTAQAESLIQAWKYTSNDRLLHLLPLHHIHGTVNAIVTPVLAGSSIEFMYPFNPATVWNRLAAPFFPNTTAHKNPPTRQEITFLTAVPTIYTKLLSTFASLHPETQSAAQKAISPQILRLNISGSAALPTPVKQAWQELSGGNVLLERYGMTEVGMAISCGLKFGDRVDGSVGWALPSVEARLVDTDTNEVIRPGEEIDPVTGREREGEIQLRGPCLFKEYWGNEPATTEAFVPGDDGKGKWFKTGDVAARRDIRAAGKGGSGEWARGPMYFILGRRSVDIIKTGGEKVSALEVERELLSLPQITETAVLALPSEQWGQKVAAVVVLHPDAGASGKKGKWGVMDMRRALKDRLAAYKIPVEMRVVDAIPRNAMGKVNKKMLIREVFSA; from the exons ATGCCCTCAacaaccctcctctccctctcacGGGGAATCCGCCGTCTCAATGCCAATTACATTGCctcatatccatatccatgttTGACTGCGACCTCGCGCGCGACTGCCAGGACATTGTCGACCCTCCCGAACATCCCCCTCTTCCGCGCCCTCAAAAACCACGATCCTACGTCACAAGCTGTGATCCATAGCGCGTCTTCGCGATCATTTACATATGGGAATTTACTCGCGGATGTGCTTGCAGCCAAAGAGAAACTACGGATAAAGAGTGGCAGTGGCTCGTTGGCAGGCGAGAGAGTTGCGTTTTTGGCGGAGAATAGCTATGATTACGTAG TAACGCTGCTCTCGATCCTGGCGCATGATGCCATCGCCCTTCCCCTCTCGCCGGGGTTCCCCGTCGGGGAACTAAAGTATATCATGGATAACTCTGGCGCAAGCGTTCTTCTCGCCACGGAGCGGTATGGGGATAAGGCGCGAGAAGTCCTGGGTGCTGGGCTAGATAATCAGATCGTCCTGGATGTTAGGGAGAAGATTCTCCATGGGGGGAGCGTTTCGGAGAAGGTATCGCTGGAGGAGTTTGGGCAGGGTCTGAAGGGGGGGATGATGCTTTATACGTCTGGGACTACAAATCGGCCG AAAGGAGTCTTGATACCCCAATCCGCGCTCACAGCGCAGGCCGAGTCCCTGATCCAAGCATGGAAGTATACCTCCAACGACAGGTTACTGCACCTTCTCCCCCTGCACCACATCCACGGCACCGTCAACGCAATTGTCACGCCCGTGCTAGCAGGCTCCTCGATTGAGTTCATGTACCCCTTCAACCCAGCGACCGTCTGGAACCGCCTCGCCGCGCCATTCTTCCCTAACACCACCGCCCACAAAAACCCACCCACCAGGCAGGAAATAACCTTCCTAACCGCCGTCCCCACAATCTACACAAAACTCCTCTCCACCTTCGCCTCGCTCCACCCAGAAACCCAATCTGCGGCCCAAAAAGCTATATCCCCGCAAATTCTTCGCCTGAACATATCCGGCTCCGCGGCCCTCCCGACACCCGTCAAGCAAGCATGGCAGGAACTAAGCGGTGGGAACGTATTGTTAGAGCGGTATGGGATGACGGAAGTTGGGATGGCGATTAGCTGCGGGCTGAAGTTTGGGGACCGGGTTGATGGGAGTGTGGGGTGGGCGTTACCCTCCGTCGAAGCGAGGTTGGTTGACACGGATACCAACGAGGTTATTCGACCCGGTGAGGAAATCGATCCCGTCACGGGTCGTGAGCGGGAAGGTGAAATCCAACTGCGAGGACCGTGTTTGTTCAAGGAATACTGGGGTAATGAACCCGCTACCACGGAAGCCTTCGTCCCCGGTGATGACGGGAAAGGGAAGTGGTTCAAGACCGGCGACGTCGCTGCGAGACGGGATATTCGTGCTGCTGGGAAGGGTGGTAGTGGGGAGTGGGCGAGGGGACCTATGTATTTCATTCTGGGCCGGCGGAGTGTTGATATTATCAAGACGGGTGGGGAGAAAGTCAGTGCGTTGGAGGTGGAGAGGGAGTTGCTTTCTCT GCCCCAAATAACCGAAACCGCCGTACTGGCCCTTCCCAGCGAGCAATGGGGCCAGAAAGTCGCTGCCGTTGTCGTATTGCATCCCGATGCCGGAGCATCAGGCAAGAAAGGGAAATGGGGCGTTATGGATATGAGGCGCGCGTTGAAGGATCGGTTAGCGGCGTATAAGATCCCAGTGGAGATGAGGGTTGTGGATGCGATTCCGAGGAATGCGATGGGGAAGGTTAATAAGAAGATGTTGATTAGGGAAGTTTTTAGTGCTTGA